The Impatiens glandulifera chromosome 3, dImpGla2.1, whole genome shotgun sequence genome contains a region encoding:
- the LOC124930114 gene encoding protein ROOT HAIR DEFECTIVE 3-like produces the protein MAKTPIEWLSATLLEDTLKIWSTIPNPKNAAFHDYFVFDIVGLSHYEYVRDQFMEDVTELRKRFSSPSEASLQIKPLVPAIDFVRSTSQIWDKIVNDRTLDIPSHQVMIAKIRCEQIDNDKFNGFIANEEWSQLKVAVNSPPVQNFGQKVTSLIDKYLAEYDVEAEFYDEFVKAKQKEKLKQRLLHEIKPTFDSLLDNLSSQVLSDFKLKIHKELNEGKIFYQAANWSTMLTMFEIAYEDSKIQQVEWTSTKVKKKLVAQLVAQMGDHVDSIRSIKQNEFKEQLMSKLKSGLTKSIGAILKTPGNNMWNKLSDLFHQETNLACSEFKVALEDLGVYNFTKMEELETLKGYGRHIIEKSVRKEIPQIGQIMQKKFCQILLNESADSIIPRIWKGTDNIQDIIKTARNECVNIMSVMAIIRLENKEDDNIQQILSNALLEEGGEGSLTYNNWTGVEASKTLISPAACATIWDQFLKSSGLIINSVEQTIQARIDADKAGLAVPDNEVSF, from the exons ATGGCAAAG ACACCTATTGAATGGCTTTCAGCTACCTTATTGGAAGACACTCTGAAG ATATGGAGTACTATCCCCAACCcaaaaaatgctgcatttcacGATTACTTCGTT TTTGATATAGTAGGGCTATCTCACTATGAGTACGTCAGAGATCAATTCATGGAAGAT gTAACCGAATTAAGGAAGCGGTTTTCTTCTCCATCTGAAGCATCTTTACAAATTAAACCTTTAGTTCCCGCCATTGACTTTGTTAGGAGCACTTCCCAAATATGGGACAAAATTGTTAATGATAGAACTCTTGACATTCCTTCTCACCag GTGATGATTGCTAAAATTAGATGTGAACAAATTGACAATGATAAATTTAATGGGTTCATTGCTAACGAG GAATGGTCTCAACTGAAAGTAGCGGTTAATAGTCCTCCAGTACAAAATTTTGGCCAAAAAGTTACTTCATTGATTGACAAATACTTAGCTGA ATACGACGTAGAAGCCGAATTTTACGATGAATTTGTTAAAgccaaacaaaaagaaaaactaaaacaACGCTTGTTACAC GAAATCAAACCGACATTTGATTCCTTACTGGACAACCTGTCTTCCCAAGTTCTAAgtgatttcaaattaaaaatccaCAAAGAATTGAATGAAGGGAAAATTTTTTACCAGGCTGCAAATTGGTCTACGATGTTGACTATGTTTGAGATTGCATATGaag aTTCAAAGATTCAACAAGTAGAATGGACATCTACAAAAGTAAAGAAGAAATTGGTGGCTCAATTGGTGGCTCAAATGGGAGATCATGTTGATTCCATTAGGTCAATTAAACAAAATGAGTTTAAAGAACAACTTATGTCTAAACTAAAAAGTGGATTGACCAAATCTATAGGAGCTATTCTGAAAACACCCGGAAATAATATGTGGAATAAACTTAGTGATCTCTTTCATCAAGAGACAAACTTGGCTTGCTCTGAGTTTAAGGTTGCCCTTGAGGACTTGGgggtatataactttactaaaATGGAAGAACTTGAAACTTTGAAGGGATATGGAAGACATATAATCGAGAAAAGTGTGAGGAAAGAAATTCCACAAATTGGGCAGATCATGCAAAAGAA gtTTTGTCAAATATTGTTGAATGAATCAGCCGACTCAATTATTCCACGAATTTGGAAAGGAACCGACAACATTCAGGACATTATAAAAACGGCTCGAAACgag TGTGTAAATATTATGTCTGTTATGGCTATAATTCGTTTGGAAAATAAAGAGGATGACAACATTCAACAAATTCTCTCTAATGCTTTACTAGAAGAAGGTGGAGAGGGAAGTCTCACGTACAATAATTGGACTGGG GTGGAGGCATCTAAGACATTGATTAGCCCAGCTGCTTGTGCTACTATTTGGGATCAGTTTCTAAAATCTTCTGGCTTGATTATTAATTCTGTTGAGCAAACTATTCAAGCGAGg aTTGATGCTGATAAAGCAGGATTAGCTGTTCCAGATAATGAGGTTagtttctaa